Proteins co-encoded in one Marmota flaviventris isolate mMarFla1 chromosome 9, mMarFla1.hap1, whole genome shotgun sequence genomic window:
- the LOC114093758 gene encoding olfactory receptor 5W2-like has protein sequence MDRKNCSSLTEFIFMGITNNPEMKVTLFTIFLLVYLINLLGNLGMIFLIRVDPQLHIPMYFFLSHLSFCDLCYSTAIGPKMLVDIFGKNKSIPFFACALQFFISCTFADSECVLLAVMAFDRYKAISNPLHYTAEMSSKLCFLLMAGVYLVGTADALLHTTLAFRLCFCGSNEINHFFCDLPPLFFLSCSNIQVNQLVLFTIFGLIELSTISGVLVSYGYIISSVLKIRSTEGRLKAFSTCASHLTAVAIFQGTMLFTYFRPSSSYSLDQDKMTSLFYTLVIPMLNPLIYSLRNKDVKAALQKLKNKWCF, from the coding sequence ATGGACAGAAAAAATTGCTCCTCATTGACTGAATTTATTTTCATGGGAATTACCAATAATCCTGAGATGAAAGTGACCCTATTTACAATATTTCTACTTGTTTATCTCATTAATCTTTTGGGAAATCTTGGAATGATCTTCTTAATCAGAGTGGATCCCCAGCTTCACATTCCAATGTACTTTTTTCTCAGCCACCTCTCTTTCTGTGACCTCTGCTATTCCACAGCAATTGGGCCCAAGATGCTGGTTGACATATTTGGCAAGAACAAGTCAATTCCTTTCTTTGCCTGTGCTCTGCAGTTCTTCATCTCCTGCACCTTTGCAGATTCCGAGTGTGTCCTGCTGGCAGTGATGGCCTTCGATCGGTACAAGGCCATTAGCAACCCCCTGCACTACACAGCAGAAATGTCCAGCAAGTTATGCTTCCTGCTCATGGCTGGAGTTTACCTGGTGGGAACAGCAGATGCTTTGTTACACACAACATTGGCATTCCGCTTATGTTTCTGTGGGTCTAATGAGAttaatcatttcttctgtgatttacctccacttttcttcctttcttgttctAATATACAAGTGAATCAACTAGTATTATTCACCATTTTTGGTTTGATTGAATTAAGTACCATTTCCGGAGTCCTGGTCTCTTATGGCTACATCATCTCATCAGTCTTAAAGATCCGCTCTACTGAAGGGAGGCTCAAAGCTTTCTCCACCTGTGCCTCCCACTTAACTGCTGTTGCAATTTTCCAGGGCACCATGCTCTTCACATATTTCCGGCCAAGTTCTTCTTACTCTCTAGATCAGGACAAAATGACCTCACTGTTTTACACCCTTGTGATTCCCATGCTGAACCCTCTGATTTATAGCCTACGTAACAAGGATGTGAAAGCGGCCctgcaaaaacttaaaaataaatggtgtttttaa